In bacterium, the DNA window AGGCCCTCATCGCCCGCCTGAAGGCGTCGCTGGCGGAAGACACGGACGCGGCGCCGGCGCCGGAGCCCCCGGCGGCCGGGGAGGGCGGCAAGGGCCAGAGCATCGCCTACCTGCGGGCGGCCTTCGAACAGGACCACGGGCGCCGGGCGACGGGCGGCGAGGCGTGGCGGGGAAGCGGTGCGCAGCTGCTCGCCTGGCACTACGAGAAGGGCCTCGGACGCTACTTCCGCGAGCAGGAGGTGATCGGGCCGATGGTCGCCCGCATGGTCCGCGCCGGGAACATCCTGTTCGGGGTCATCGTGGCGGTCATGCTCGGGCTGCTCGTCGTTGCGCGGCGTCCGTCGGAGCGTCTCGACGGGCTGCTGCTGCTGGCGCCGGCCGGGCTGCCGGCCTACTTCCTCGTCGCGTACTCGGTCTGGCTCTGGTGGTACGGCCACAACATGAACGACATGGGGGCGTTCACCCTCAAGTCGTTCATGCCCACGGTCTTCGGGCAGGGCAAGGTCGCGCAGTTCACGACGAACTCCTATCCGGCCTACGGATTCTGGCTGATGGTCCTGTTCACGGCCCTGCTGCTGGCGGCGTTCGTCCTGCGCCGCGAGCCGGGCGCCGGGCGAAGCGGGGAGTGACGTGAAACGCCGGTTGGTCCTGCTCGCGACGATGGTTGCGCTGCACGCCGTGCCGGGTGCGGCGCAGCCTTCGCTGCAGGAGATGATCGATGCGACCGAGCCCAACGGGACGCTCGTGCCGCCGCCGGGGGTGTACCGGGGGCCGGTCAGCATCGACTTCCCGCTGACGATCGACGGACGGGGCCAGGTGACGATCGACGCCGGCGGCCACGGGACCGTGGTCCTTCTCGATTGCGACGGCGCCACCCTGAAGGGCCTGCGGCTGGTGAATTCGGGCGACTCCCACAACGACATCGACGCCGGTGTGCAGGTCCGCGGCGACTTCAACGTGGTCAAGGACTGCCGCATCGAGGACTGCCTGTTCGGCATCGACCTGCAGCAGGCCGGGAACAACATCATCCGTCGCAACGAGATCACCTCCAAGTCCTTCGATCTGGGGCAGCGCGGCGACGGCATCAGGCTCTGGTACAGCTTCCACAACAAGGTGCAGGACAACGTCTGCCGCGACGTGCGGGACATGGTGGTCTGGTACTCGGCGGACAACGAGATCACCGGCAACCGGGCGACCGGCAGCCGCTACTCGCTGCACTTCATGTACTCGCGGTTCAACCTGGTCGAGAACAACTGGTACTACGGGAACACCGTCGGCATCTTCCTGATGTACAGCGACGGCGTCGTGGTGCGGAACAACCACATCCTGCACGCGGCGGGGCCCACCGGCGTGGGCATCGGGTTCAAGGAGACCTCCGACCTGGTCATCGAGAACAACGAGGTGATGTACTGCGCGAGCGGCCTGTACGTCGACCTGTCGCCGTTCCAGCCGGACACGACCAACCGCTTCCGCGACAACACGATCGCCTACAACGGGATCGGCGTCCGCTTCCTGAACGACTGGCACGGCAACGTCTTCGAGGCGAACCGGTTCATCGACAACATGACCCAGGTCTTCATCGGCGGCGGCGCCACGGCCAACCACAACGAGTGGCGGGGCAACTACTGGAGCGACTACCAGGGGTTCGACCGCGACGGCGACGGCATCGGGGACACCCCGCACGAGGTGCACGCCTACGCCGACCGGATCTGGCGCGACTCGCCGTATGCGCAGTTCTTCAAGGGGTCGCCCCTGCTGGAGACCCTCGACTTCCTCGAGCGCCTGGCCCCGTTCACGCCCCCGCAGCTGCTCGTGCGCGACCGGCAGCCGGTCATCAGCGCGGCGCGGGTCGGGACCAACGCGTTGAAGGGAGGCGTCCATGTGCCCTGAGGACGTGAAACAGGCTGCG includes these proteins:
- the nosD gene encoding nitrous oxide reductase family maturation protein NosD encodes the protein MVALHAVPGAAQPSLQEMIDATEPNGTLVPPPGVYRGPVSIDFPLTIDGRGQVTIDAGGHGTVVLLDCDGATLKGLRLVNSGDSHNDIDAGVQVRGDFNVVKDCRIEDCLFGIDLQQAGNNIIRRNEITSKSFDLGQRGDGIRLWYSFHNKVQDNVCRDVRDMVVWYSADNEITGNRATGSRYSLHFMYSRFNLVENNWYYGNTVGIFLMYSDGVVVRNNHILHAAGPTGVGIGFKETSDLVIENNEVMYCASGLYVDLSPFQPDTTNRFRDNTIAYNGIGVRFLNDWHGNVFEANRFIDNMTQVFIGGGATANHNEWRGNYWSDYQGFDRDGDGIGDTPHEVHAYADRIWRDSPYAQFFKGSPLLETLDFLERLAPFTPPQLLVRDRQPVISAARVGTNALKGGVHVP